A genomic window from Streptomyces brevispora includes:
- a CDS encoding DUF4031 domain-containing protein encodes MTVYIDPPDWPGHGRLWSHLVSDESFDELHAFAASIGAPERAFERDHYDIPETRYEDAVRAGARQIGSKELVRRITEAGLRRPKGRPAPHQAL; translated from the coding sequence GTGACCGTCTATATCGATCCGCCGGACTGGCCGGGCCACGGGCGGCTCTGGTCGCATCTGGTCAGCGACGAGTCGTTCGATGAGCTGCATGCCTTCGCTGCGTCCATCGGCGCTCCGGAGCGGGCCTTCGAGCGGGACCACTACGACATACCGGAGACGCGGTACGAGGACGCGGTACGGGCCGGCGCCCGGCAGATCGGCTCCAAGGAGCTGGTCCGCCGGATCACGGAGGCGGGCCTGCGCCGCCCGAAGGGCCGCCCGGCGCCGCACCAGGCGCTCTGA